One window of the Primulina eburnea isolate SZY01 chromosome 18, ASM2296580v1, whole genome shotgun sequence genome contains the following:
- the LOC140819936 gene encoding polyadenylate-binding protein RBP47C'-like isoform X1, whose translation MQANNGSESTKNKDNNNDASKGINKGGGGKHFAPSHQHLLPEIPGQQWAAMQYSAAAAGMVMQHGMMAPPHYMSYHPHQPPSPQHSSSNGENRTIWVGDLLNWMDQDYLRNCFASTGEVAAIKVIRNKQTGSSEGYGFVEFYSHAAAEKVLQSYSCLTMPNTDQLFRLNWASFSMGDKRSSNGSDLSIFVGDLAADVTDTLLHETFVSKFPSVKAAKVVIDANTGRSKGYGFVRFGDDNERSQAMIEMNGVYCSSRPMRIGAAIPRKASGYQQQYSSQGGHLNGVSAPNSQSNGDSDNTTIFVGGLDPNASDDDLRLSFSQYGEIVSVKIPVGKGCGFVQFVNRTNAEEAMQKLNGTPIGRQTVRLSWGRSPANKQSRADYGNQLSWAHYRGPFFDGFGYAADPTMYIYRGTPYPMYAAHQQQVS comes from the exons ATGCAAGCGAATAACGGGTCTGAATCTACCAAAAATAAAGACAACAATAATGATGCAAGTAAAGGCATTAACAAGGGCGGCGGCGGCAAGCATTTTGCGCCGTCTCATCAGCATTTATTGCCGGAGATTCCGGGGCAGCAGTGGGCCGCGATGCAGTACTCGGCCGCGGCGGCGGGGATGGTAATGCAGCATGGGATGATGGCGCCACCGCATTACATGTCGTATCACCCCCACCAACCGCCGTCGCCTCAGCATAGCAGCAGCAATGGGGAGAACCGCACGATCTGGGTTGGTGACCTCCTTAACTGGATGGATCAGGATTATCTCCGCAACTGCTTTGCTTCCACGGGAGAG GTTGCGGCCATTAAGGTAATTCGCAATAAGCAAACAGGTTCTTCCGAGGGATATGGATTTGTGGAATTCTATTCACATGCTGCTGCTGAGAAAGTTCTACAATCTTATTCTTGTCTTACTATGCCTAACACAGATCAACTTTTTCGTTTGAATTGGGCTTCATTTAGCATGGGTGATAAACGATCAAGTAATGGTTCCGATCTTTCTATCTTCGTAGGAGATTTAGCTGCTGATGTGACCGATACTTTGCTCCATGAAACTTTTGTTAGTAAATTTCCCTCTGTCAAAGCCGCTAAAGTTGTCATTGATGCCAATACTGGTCGTTCGAAAGGCTATGGTTTTGTTAGGTTTGGAGATGACAATGAAAGATCGCAAGCTATGATTGAAATGAATGGTGTCTATTGTTCTAGCAGGCCCATGCGAATAGGTGCTGCAATACCAAGGAAAGCATCTGGTTATCAACAACAGTACTCATCTCAAG GTGGGCACTTGAATGGTGTCTCTGCCCCAAACTCCCAGTCGAATGGAGATTCAGATAACACTACA ATTTTTGTTGGAGGACTGGACCCTAATGCAAGTGATGACGATCTCAGACTATCATTCTCACAATATGGTGAAATTGTATCAGTAAAAATCCCAGTTGGGAAAGGGTGTGGATTCGTACAATTTGTGAACAG AACCAATGCTGAGGAGGCAATGCAGAAGTTGAATGGTACACCAATTGGACGGCAAACGGTACGCCTGTCCTGGGGACGTAGTCCAGCGAATAAACAG TCGAGAGCTGACTATGGGAATCAATTGAGCTGGGCACACTACAGGGGACCATTTTTTGATGGCTTCGGATATGCTGCTGATCCAACCATGTATATATACAGGGGGACTCCTTATCCAATGTACGCAGCCCACCAACAGCAAGTAAGCTGA
- the LOC140819936 gene encoding polyadenylate-binding protein RBP47C'-like isoform X2: MQANNGSESTKNKDNNNDASKGINKGGGGKHFAPSHQHLLPEIPGQQWAAMQYSAAAAGMVMQHGMMAPPHYMSYHPHQPPSPQHSSSNGENRTIWVGDLLNWMDQDYLRNCFASTGEVAAIKVIRNKQTGSSEGYGFVEFYSHAAAEKVLQSYSCLTMPNTDQLFRLNWASFSMGDKRSSNGSDLSIFVGDLAADVTDTLLHETFVSKFPSVKAAKVVIDANTGRSKGYGFVRFGDDNERSQAMIEMNGVYCSSRPMRIGAAIPRKASGYQQQYSSQGGHLNGVSAPNSQSNGDSDNTTIFVGGLDPNASDDDLRLSFSQYGEIVSVKIPVGKGCGFVQFVNSNAEEAMQKLNGTPIGRQTVRLSWGRSPANKQSRADYGNQLSWAHYRGPFFDGFGYAADPTMYIYRGTPYPMYAAHQQQVS, translated from the exons ATGCAAGCGAATAACGGGTCTGAATCTACCAAAAATAAAGACAACAATAATGATGCAAGTAAAGGCATTAACAAGGGCGGCGGCGGCAAGCATTTTGCGCCGTCTCATCAGCATTTATTGCCGGAGATTCCGGGGCAGCAGTGGGCCGCGATGCAGTACTCGGCCGCGGCGGCGGGGATGGTAATGCAGCATGGGATGATGGCGCCACCGCATTACATGTCGTATCACCCCCACCAACCGCCGTCGCCTCAGCATAGCAGCAGCAATGGGGAGAACCGCACGATCTGGGTTGGTGACCTCCTTAACTGGATGGATCAGGATTATCTCCGCAACTGCTTTGCTTCCACGGGAGAG GTTGCGGCCATTAAGGTAATTCGCAATAAGCAAACAGGTTCTTCCGAGGGATATGGATTTGTGGAATTCTATTCACATGCTGCTGCTGAGAAAGTTCTACAATCTTATTCTTGTCTTACTATGCCTAACACAGATCAACTTTTTCGTTTGAATTGGGCTTCATTTAGCATGGGTGATAAACGATCAAGTAATGGTTCCGATCTTTCTATCTTCGTAGGAGATTTAGCTGCTGATGTGACCGATACTTTGCTCCATGAAACTTTTGTTAGTAAATTTCCCTCTGTCAAAGCCGCTAAAGTTGTCATTGATGCCAATACTGGTCGTTCGAAAGGCTATGGTTTTGTTAGGTTTGGAGATGACAATGAAAGATCGCAAGCTATGATTGAAATGAATGGTGTCTATTGTTCTAGCAGGCCCATGCGAATAGGTGCTGCAATACCAAGGAAAGCATCTGGTTATCAACAACAGTACTCATCTCAAG GTGGGCACTTGAATGGTGTCTCTGCCCCAAACTCCCAGTCGAATGGAGATTCAGATAACACTACA ATTTTTGTTGGAGGACTGGACCCTAATGCAAGTGATGACGATCTCAGACTATCATTCTCACAATATGGTGAAATTGTATCAGTAAAAATCCCAGTTGGGAAAGGGTGTGGATTCGTACAATTTGTGAACAG CAATGCTGAGGAGGCAATGCAGAAGTTGAATGGTACACCAATTGGACGGCAAACGGTACGCCTGTCCTGGGGACGTAGTCCAGCGAATAAACAG TCGAGAGCTGACTATGGGAATCAATTGAGCTGGGCACACTACAGGGGACCATTTTTTGATGGCTTCGGATATGCTGCTGATCCAACCATGTATATATACAGGGGGACTCCTTATCCAATGTACGCAGCCCACCAACAGCAAGTAAGCTGA